The DNA sequence ATGTATTATTAAAATTGAAGTTGTAACTACAGTACACAGTAAAGTTTATGGAAAGAAAATACTTAGTTACAAAGCTGATAAATTAGTTGCAGTTGGAGAAAGCATAAAAGAGCATTTAATCGATTATTTTAGAATTGATGAAAAAAGGATAGCTGTTATAAATAATTTTATTAATCCAAATGTTATAAATGTTACCAGAAATAAAAATGAAATTATTGAGGAGCTTAATATATTGCCTTCGTACTATATTGTTGGTTATGTTGGCAGATTTGATATTGAGGAAAAAGGCATTGATATTCTGTTGGATGCAATAAAACTAATCATTAAGGATAAACAAGATATTGTTTTTATTTTTATCGGGGATGGTGCTGATAAAAATTATATTATAAATGAAAGCAAAGAATTTGAGACTAATATTAGAGTAATAGGTTCTAAAATAGATATTTTTAATTACATGCAGATATTTGATATGATTATTTTATCTTCTCGTATTGATCCTTTCCCTTTAGTAATGTTGGAAGCAGCTTACTTAAAAATCCCGTTTATCGGGAGTAATGTTGATGGAATTCCAGAAATAATTGAACATAATGTAAATGGTATTTTATTTGAGTCTGAAAATGCAGAAGATTTAGCTAAGAAAATTGAATTCCTTTTAGAAAATGCAGACTTTGCACAAAAATTAGGTGAGAACCTTTATAAAAAAGTTATTGAAAATTATACTGCTGAAAAAAATATCAATAAAATTGAGAATTTGTATCGTCAACAATTTATTTCTGAATAATTTGTTTGAATATTTTTTTAATGAAATAAATTAGAATTGTTATTTAATTAACTTTAACTTTGATAAAAATAATCCTAAAATGAATGAAAAAATAAATATACTTGGATTTCAGTTTACTAATTCAACATTTGAAGAGTTAGCTGAGAAAGTCGAAGAAAATA is a window from the Ignavibacteriota bacterium genome containing:
- a CDS encoding glycosyltransferase family 4 protein: MNILHLTKDYTKINGITTAIENLIAADKLNFHYVLSNFVDDAFQCSNHCIYLNTSLPISVSKIIYNIFKLKQLCKKYHIGIIHCHHRYFDLLASSLKCIIKIEVVTTVHSKVYGKKILSYKADKLVAVGESIKEHLIDYFRIDEKRIAVINNFINPNVINVTRNKNEIIEELNILPSYYIVGYVGRFDIEEKGIDILLDAIKLIIKDKQDIVFIFIGDGADKNYIINESKEFETNIRVIGSKIDIFNYMQIFDMIILSSRIDPFPLVMLEAAYLKIPFIGSNVDGIPEIIEHNVNGILFESENAEDLAKKIEFLLENADFAQKLGENLYKKVIENYTAEKNINKIENLYRQQFISE